The genomic region CCCTATAAGGTTGGGATAAGTCCTTCTCAAACCAGTAGGCCTTACCGCCTCGTGTGCATTTACCATTATTTTATAATCTGCAGCTTTTTTCACGGCGTATAAATAATGATTGATGGCCCATTGGCCGTAGTGATGTTCTCCTCTAGGAATAATATCGCCAACATAACCACTTTTCACAGCAGGATAATCATATTTATTCATGAATTGATAAGCCGTATCCAGGTGACGTTCATAATTTCTAATCGCTCCGGAAGTTTCATGATGCATGATCATTTTAACCCCTTTACTTTTAGCATAATTATGAATTTCTTCCACATCAAAATCTGGATATGGAGTTACAAAATCAAATACGTAATCCTTAGATTGTCCAAACCAGTCTTCCCAGCCTTCATTCCAACCTTCAACCAGAACTGCATCAAAACCATGCTCTGCAGCGAAATCTATATATTCCTTTACATGTTCGGTATTTGCAGCATGCTTGCCGTTAGGTTCAGTTTTGGAATAATCGGTTTCTCCCAATTTTACAGAAGCAAGTTCATCTGTATAGGCCCATGAACTTTTACCGGTGATCATCTCCCACCAAACTCCGATATATTTAACTGGTTTTATCCAAGAAGTATCCTCCAGTTTATTTGGTTCATTTAAATTTAGGTTCATACTGGAAGCAAGTATATCTGTCGCATCATCACTTACCATAATCGTTCTCCATGGAGAAACTGCAGGCGTTTGCAAATAGCCTTTATTACCGATGGCATCTGGTGTAAGCCATGATTCAAAGATCATATTATCTTCATCCAGATTCAAATTCATCAACGAATACTCTACTAATGCAGCTTCATGAAGGTTGATATAAATATCATCCTCAGTCTTCATCATCAAGGATGTTTGTACACCCGTTTTCGAAAATTGTTCCTGGGAAGCGTTCGGGGTTACCGCAGCATCAAATTTTTCATTGATCTCTGATAGCCTGGATTCGGTATAATCATATTCCTGAGAATCATAATCTCCAGGGATCCAGAATGCAGTATGGTCACCGGTCATGGCAAATTGGGTTCGCTCCTCCTCAATTATAAAATAAGTCAGGTTTTCCTGCTCTGGGAATTCATACCTAAAACCAAGCCCTTCATTAAAAAGCCTGAAATTCATAGTTAGTTCTCTATCTGTATTGTCCTGTACTAAATGGACCTTCAATTGGTTATAATGATTCCTTATTTCTTTTTGCTCTCCCCAAACCGGTTCCCATGTTTGATCGAAGGTAGATTCTTCGGTTTCAGAAATACTAAAACCTGATAAAAGATCTTCTTCATCCTTTAATTCCAAACCTAGTTTACTAGGTTTTATCACTTCCTTGCCTTTATAAGTTAAACTATATACAGGTGTACCGTCCTCCTTTATTGAAAATTGCATTTCCAGCTCTCCATTTGGAGATTCAAGACTTTGAGCAATAGCAACCTGAATGGTGATAAGACAAAAGAGAGAAAATAGTAGAGTTTTTTTCATGTTCGTTTTCTTTAAAAAAGAATGGCCGGTAAATTCCCAGCCGGGTTATTCTAATAAAATTAATTTTTTTAGCCTATCGCTTGTTTAAGATCTGCAATCAGGTCTTCCTCATCTTCCACTCCAACACTAAGCCTGATTAAGGAATCTACGACTCCTATCTTTTCCCTTTCAGCTTTTGGGATAGAAGCATGCGTCATACTTGCTGGATGCCCGGCAAGGGATTCTACTCCCCCAAGGGACTCGGCCAGGGTGAAAACTTTAAGTTTTTCAACTATCCTGGTTGCACTCTCCAGGGTATTTTCTTTAGTGGTAAATGAGATCATCCCTCCAAACCCCGTCATTTGTTTTTTCGCGATTTCATGGTTTGGATGATCTTCAAATCCCGGCCAGTAAACTTTATCGATCTTTGGGTTCGATCTAAGAAACCTGGCCACGGCTTCCCCATTCTCACAATGACGCTGCATTCTAAGATGTAATGTCTTTATACCTCGTAAAACCAGGAAACTGTCCTGTGGCCCACAAATAGCGCCACTTGCATTTTGTATGAAATACAGTTTATCTGCAAGTTCTTTTTCTTTAACCACGAGACCTCCCATAACTACATCGCTATGCCCCCCCAGGTACTTGGTAGCACTATGCATGATGATATCTGCACCAAGCTCCAGAGGTTGTTGCAGGTATGGTGTCGCAAAAGTATTATCAACCGCTAACAGAAGGTTATGCTTTTTGGCAATTTTAGAAACCTCGGCAATATCAATGATATTCATCATTGGGTTGGTTGGCGTCTCCACCCAGATTAGTTTAGTGTTCTCGTTTACATACTTCTCGATAAGATCTGCGTCTTCCATCCCAACAAAATGAAATTTTATTCCAAGGCCTTCAAAGATTTTCGTAAACAGCCTGTAAGAACCACCATAAAGATCGTTCGTGGAAATGATCTCGTCTCCGGGTTTAAATAGTTTTAAAACCGCATCTATCGCGGCAAGTCCCGAACCAAAAGCAAGTCCGAAATTTCCATTTTCCAGGCTGGCCAGTGATCTTTCTAACATAGACCTGGTTGGATTTGCACTTCGAGAATATTCAAAACCTTTATGACCACCGGGGGTGCTCTGAGAGTAGGTACTTGTTTGATAAATAGGAGGCATCACCGAATTGTAAGCAGGATCTATATTCTCCTGTCCGCCATGTATAGTTTTAGTATTGAATTTCATTGTTCTTTTATAATAACAGTGTTTCGATTTTGAAGTATAAAGACTCTTAAATCAGCAGTCATAACTGATTTCAGCTTCAGGAAAATCGAAAAACAAATGTAGTGAGCCTGTTGGGCAATCACAAAATTGCCTTTACCTTTATCGCTTTATTTAACACCTATTCACCGTGAAAAGATTTTTTACCGCCTGTTTACTGGTTTTTCTATTTGTTTCTTGTGCCGATGATAAAAAAGAAGAGGAAAAAGATGAGATAAAAGCTCTCTCATTTTCGTCAAAAACCATCGAAAAGAAACTAAATGATTGCCTGCCGGAAAATGGAGATTGCACCTTTATCAGCCTGAGTTTCCCGGTAGCAGAAAATGGCAAGGGGGAGGCCGAAAAGATTAATAAACAGATCGAGAATTTTATCGTAAAAACAGTCGATTTTCAGGATGAAGATAGTGTAGAAAAACCTGAGGAACTGGTAGAGAGCTTTATCAAAGACTATAAAGAAACTGCAAGTGATTTCCCCGAATATGAATTACCCTGGGAAGCGACTGTTAACGGAAAAGTGAATTACAGCTCTCCGTCCGTAATATCCATAAAATTCAATACCGATATGTTTACCGGGGGCGCTCACGGTTACAGAAGCACCAACTATTTGAATTTTGATCCGGAAACCGGGAAAATATTGAACGCGGAAGATATCTTCAATTCAGAATTCAAAGGGTTTGCAGAAGAAGATTTCAGAAAAAAACAGGATATCCCACTAGAAGAAAATATCAACAGTACCGGGATGTTTTTTGAGAACGATGAATTCCATTTACCCAAAAACATTGGGATTACAGAAAACAGTATTATCCTGCATTATAATGCCTATGATATCGCGCCATATTCAGCAGGGGATTTTATTCTGAAATATCCACGAACCGAAATTCAGCAGTTTTTAAAACTGAAAAAATAAAGAGCAGATCCATTAAAATATAGCCTTATAGACATGAAAAAAATATATCACCTTTCCACCTGCGACACCTGCAAAAGGATCATTAAAGAACTGGAGTTACCAGATTCATTTGTACTTCAGGATATTAAAACCGAAAATATCACAGAGGCGCAACTTAAGGAGATGAAAGAAATGTCTGGTAGTTATGAATCTCTTTTCAGTAAAAGAGCAAGGCTGTATAAGGAGAGAGATCTTAAGAATAAAGATCTAGAAGAAGAAGATTTCAAGAACCTGATCCTTGAACATTATACTTTTTTGAAAAGACCGGTGATCATTAACGACGACCAGATCTTTGTTGGGAATTCAAAGAAATCTGTTGCCGCT from Gramella sp. MT6 harbors:
- a CDS encoding cystathionine gamma-synthase: MKFNTKTIHGGQENIDPAYNSVMPPIYQTSTYSQSTPGGHKGFEYSRSANPTRSMLERSLASLENGNFGLAFGSGLAAIDAVLKLFKPGDEIISTNDLYGGSYRLFTKIFEGLGIKFHFVGMEDADLIEKYVNENTKLIWVETPTNPMMNIIDIAEVSKIAKKHNLLLAVDNTFATPYLQQPLELGADIIMHSATKYLGGHSDVVMGGLVVKEKELADKLYFIQNASGAICGPQDSFLVLRGIKTLHLRMQRHCENGEAVARFLRSNPKIDKVYWPGFEDHPNHEIAKKQMTGFGGMISFTTKENTLESATRIVEKLKVFTLAESLGGVESLAGHPASMTHASIPKAEREKIGVVDSLIRLSVGVEDEEDLIADLKQAIG
- a CDS encoding glycoside hydrolase family 97 protein, which translates into the protein MKKTLLFSLFCLITIQVAIAQSLESPNGELEMQFSIKEDGTPVYSLTYKGKEVIKPSKLGLELKDEEDLLSGFSISETEESTFDQTWEPVWGEQKEIRNHYNQLKVHLVQDNTDRELTMNFRLFNEGLGFRYEFPEQENLTYFIIEEERTQFAMTGDHTAFWIPGDYDSQEYDYTESRLSEINEKFDAAVTPNASQEQFSKTGVQTSLMMKTEDDIYINLHEAALVEYSLMNLNLDEDNMIFESWLTPDAIGNKGYLQTPAVSPWRTIMVSDDATDILASSMNLNLNEPNKLEDTSWIKPVKYIGVWWEMITGKSSWAYTDELASVKLGETDYSKTEPNGKHAANTEHVKEYIDFAAEHGFDAVLVEGWNEGWEDWFGQSKDYVFDFVTPYPDFDVEEIHNYAKSKGVKMIMHHETSGAIRNYERHLDTAYQFMNKYDYPAVKSGYVGDIIPRGEHHYGQWAINHYLYAVKKAADYKIMVNAHEAVRPTGLRRTYPNLIGNESARGTEFQAFGGSKPNHVTILPFTRLIGGPMDYTPGIFEMDISKLNPENDSKVNSTIANQLALYVTMYSPLQMAADLPENYMKFPDAFQFIKDVALDWDKSIYLEAEPGDYITVARKEKGSSNWFVGNVNGNDARTSRIDFDFLDKGKKYIATIYSDAPAAHYRMNPQAYEIKKYRVDNRSKLSQLSAPGGGFAISIKEVEDSEGKDLKKL
- a CDS encoding DUF3298 and DUF4163 domain-containing protein; amino-acid sequence: MKRFFTACLLVFLFVSCADDKKEEEKDEIKALSFSSKTIEKKLNDCLPENGDCTFISLSFPVAENGKGEAEKINKQIENFIVKTVDFQDEDSVEKPEELVESFIKDYKETASDFPEYELPWEATVNGKVNYSSPSVISIKFNTDMFTGGAHGYRSTNYLNFDPETGKILNAEDIFNSEFKGFAEEDFRKKQDIPLEENINSTGMFFENDEFHLPKNIGITENSIILHYNAYDIAPYSAGDFILKYPRTEIQQFLKLKK
- a CDS encoding ArsC/Spx/MgsR family protein; its protein translation is MKKIYHLSTCDTCKRIIKELELPDSFVLQDIKTENITEAQLKEMKEMSGSYESLFSKRARLYKERDLKNKDLEEEDFKNLILEHYTFLKRPVIINDDQIFVGNSKKSVAAAKEAIHG